A single region of the Candidatus Acidulodesulfobacterium acidiphilum genome encodes:
- a CDS encoding YeeE/YedE family protein: MNPYFLEYAIIGIAGLIFGAALERGRMCFVLATNNMFMARDTKILEGILLAFGISILAFGIIESLGIVPIQSAVQGVFPSGWYDLVGSLLFGFGIGLCGACMSGLIFRAGSGFTQNWMQLFGILVGTIFFAFIIFPLTNFLYWILHTIPWLGLKPGLADYIPHEWFGNAVWGPFVVALIFGGTFLILGLYLTKRRFGKISKERGVNYKEPIITWDMLKFKEAYSPRLGGILFAVVAVIVFITSYFTVHKVAYMGVTTPYGSFDTYILAPFINLYTAVGHYKASFLPKISSNWFQIVPVAIPMTLLVITTFAGATTTAILGGEFKWRVPKRKIMFLQNFIGGIFTGVGARIALGCNIGTLWSGFLMFSWAGMLFLPTLVLGMYLALKFQQAIW; this comes from the coding sequence ATGAATCCTTATTTTCTTGAATACGCTATAATAGGTATCGCAGGCTTAATTTTCGGGGCTGCGCTCGAAAGGGGAAGAATGTGTTTCGTGCTTGCAACAAATAATATGTTTATGGCAAGAGATACAAAAATCTTAGAAGGTATATTGCTGGCTTTTGGAATTTCTATTCTTGCTTTCGGCATTATAGAATCGTTAGGAATAGTTCCGATACAATCTGCAGTCCAAGGCGTATTTCCTTCGGGATGGTATGATTTAGTCGGCTCGCTTTTGTTTGGTTTCGGCATAGGACTATGCGGAGCATGCATGAGCGGATTAATATTCAGGGCAGGCTCGGGATTTACGCAAAACTGGATGCAATTATTCGGAATACTGGTAGGAACAATATTCTTTGCATTCATAATATTCCCGCTGACTAATTTTCTATACTGGATTTTACACACTATACCGTGGCTTGGCTTAAAACCGGGACTTGCCGACTATATTCCTCATGAATGGTTTGGAAACGCAGTATGGGGACCGTTTGTAGTGGCTCTAATTTTCGGCGGTACATTTCTCATTTTGGGATTATATTTGACCAAAAGGAGATTTGGCAAAATCAGTAAAGAACGCGGCGTAAACTATAAGGAGCCGATAATAACGTGGGATATGTTGAAATTTAAAGAGGCTTATTCTCCGAGGTTGGGCGGGATATTATTTGCCGTGGTTGCAGTTATAGTTTTTATAACGTCATATTTTACCGTCCATAAAGTTGCTTATATGGGCGTAACAACTCCTTACGGCAGTTTTGATACTTACATTTTAGCACCTTTCATAAATCTATATACTGCTGTAGGGCATTATAAAGCATCGTTTTTGCCCAAAATATCGTCAAACTGGTTTCAGATAGTGCCGGTTGCAATTCCGATGACATTGCTTGTTATAACCACATTTGCCGGCGCCACCACTACGGCTATTTTAGGCGGTGAATTCAAATGGAGAGTGCCGAAAAGAAAAATAATGTTTCTTCAAAATTTTATCGGCGGTATTTTTACAGGCGTAGGCGCAAGAATAGCTTTAGGATGCAATATAGGTACTTTATGGTCTGGATTTTTAATGTTTTCATGGGCGGGAATGTTATTTTTGCCGACCCTTGTTTTAGGAATGTATCTTGCTCTTAAATTTCAACAGGCGATATGGTAA
- a CDS encoding sulfurtransferase TusA family protein — protein sequence MAEEKSLENVKPDETLDVLGETCPIPEAMAHKKLNKMKVGQVLEVYTDHAAAVENSFPSMLNKLNYPYCVTKTAPGEFTIKIKKTS from the coding sequence ATGGCGGAAGAAAAAAGTTTAGAAAACGTAAAACCGGATGAAACATTAGACGTTTTAGGCGAAACATGTCCTATTCCGGAAGCTATGGCTCATAAAAAGCTCAACAAAATGAAAGTGGGGCAGGTGCTGGAGGTTTATACCGACCATGCGGCGGCGGTAGAGAATTCGTTCCCGTCCATGCTTAATAAGTTAAATTATCCTTACTGCGTAACAAAGACTGCTCCTGGTGAATTTACCATTAAAATTAAAAAAACATCATAA